The genomic stretch tggcatgaaatacAATTTGTAGATATTGCCAAAGCAGTATAGTGGTACAGCATTTCAGTAAATATAGTACAATGCAATGAGGATAATGAAACACAGTTCATTTCAGTAGTAATACTAATTATAGTACATACAGTAGGAGATACACCACATGGATTCGGTcatatgtagcaacatttgaaattgtgttttttttacattggataaaagtagaaacTCAGAGCTataaaattgtatatcatacactgcagttgaggaacaatggtaaAGTAATTATTCTTTGAATGTTGACAAACATTTAACCCCACTTGTGAGAAAATGGCCCATAaaagttttggtacacctactggagacctcttctttgtctacacccattcagcatagttcacaccctcttaagccttagccccacccatctctttaaggattcacatgtgaggccatgtgctagtCAGAGTAAataggtagtgtagtaaacaatcAAAGATTTCAAGATTAAAAGTAGTAGCAAAAAGTagtagtaaaaatacactttatctagtccttgggctatatcctaatctgactttggtgcaggtcatgttgttcttcacattaccgtctctggtaaacacactatatcaaattaAATCTACGTTTATTTgttacatgcacaggatacagaaagtgtaaacggtacagtgaaatggttacttgcatagtagtcTTGTGTTtagaaatgtagctggctagctatcttaacaatgaaccataatcccaactcataatgccatgcaccatGCATGCAtttgcaggtagctaaagctaaccaatgatgttcaatgttagctagctaacaataggctataactagcaatgcaaatggatttctgagatacaaataatattactacacagatcatacacgtactgttagctagcgagccagccagctaacattagctagctaacagtacgctttaacttgcaatgaaaacaccTTTGTGACAAAattagctagactcttacccgtatacatggatgaacgcatctccctctgtcatggatgccatggttacccttagtttgaagatgtaatctggagacaggtgttttatacagcagcctcctgtgttctcttttcgactctctCCACATTTGGGAATCATCTCTCTGGTTCCAactggcattccactgatttcaaaactcgctCATCTTCTTCCgagacaacaacactgttgatcgctgtttcttctgatgacagtgatgggggaagactacaatgtctggttcaattaaaatgttttttcctaaatcagggatttcctcatcgtctgattcatttgCAGAGTCggagagagtcagcatggcacgatcgtcctccagaaagtagtccatcatgactttttcccactgattttTGTCGATAGGGCTATTAACCTCAGGGCAGCAATGCTACACTTATAAAATAAGCCGCGGtagaaaggattatctacacatactgagcagctcatgttatagacagaagcatgctacatggcagaccaatccgaactcctctcccggcatgtccagcccatccattatctcagccaatcatggctagcgggaaggttcctgtatttttccgtggctaaaccaactaggctcgtaatttaacaattgtattcgtatttaaagatggcatacaagtttgttattaaggcacatgaaagttcacatgttcgcgaaggcatttctgccaaaaaatgctttttgatttaaaaaaaacgttAAAATGccactcctgtgaagtagtgacgtgcgacatactcCTAGTTacttgaaacgggtcacatataATTGTGTCTACAGGTACAACACTACTGCTGTTGTATTGTGTAATCTTTGGTCgatacatttaattaaataaaaataagataAAGAAAGAATGgctgataaataaataaacatcaaAATGTATGTGGATGATGGTTTCACTATGTATTATTTGTAAGTTATATACAATGTAAATACTTCATGGAATTAATGGTAATGGGATGTCCCTCAGGCTTTGGCAATCATATAcatatctgacagtaatattTACGGTTTCTCCCTCACCCAGAATAATTTCCAGCTTTATGTTATTAGTAAATGCACAGAAGTTGGGAATTGATTGAGACTTTCTTGAAAAAAATATTATCTTATTTGGAAGTATTTCTCACAGTAGAGGAAAAAGTGcatctgtctctacctcccctgtcaTGCAGTGACCACATAGACTATCTTCTTTGGGTAACCATGTCTTTTTGTGTCTCCCTGTTTCTATAGCCAATTGGTGGTCACTGAGCCTTTATTTGGTCAGGATCTGACTCTGTTTTGTGtttctgacagagtagagatattcTGCCCATTTGTATTATCTTTCGAGGGCCAAATAGCAATTTAGTTTattctgtgtttttgttttgttttcccaaTTTGTCAAATAGGAGGTTTTTCATTTCTGTAACAACTTGATTGATTTCCTTGTGTGTTTGGATAATAGGGGGTTTAGTGTTTTTAACAGCTGACATAGGGGACTCTTATTTTTTTCAGGGTTCAGTTCTTGGGTTTCCAGTGCTTTGAATTGTAAGAATGTTTTGGGGCATAATTTCAAATGGTGCCAACATTTGttcttttctttatatttacaaaTGAAGGGAATCGTCTGATTTCCGCTCTGCATGTATTATTTGGTACTTTCTTTTGAAAATGTAGGATGATTCTGCAGAATTCTATATGTAGATTTTGTATTGGGTTTTTCTCCCAATGCTTATAATCGTAATTACAGGTTGGACCCCAAACCTCGCTTCCATATAGTGCAATTGGTAAAATTACACAATTGAATATTTTGCAGAGTTAAATGCTTTGCGGCCTTTTTCtttagtgcattcactgccagACCAAATCCACCAGAGGCACAGCTTTTTTGTCCCGGGTAGTTGTACCATTGGGCATGTTCAACCATGGTATTTCTTAATCAGCTGCTCTGATTTCTGGCCTTTTTCTGGAAAATCACAACTTTGGTTTTCTGAAAGTTGATATTGATTGCCCAGTTGATGCTGTATTCCCAAAGAATGTAAAAATTTTCCTGTAGACCTTGCTCTGTTGGTGACAGTAGGACAAGGTCATCTGTGCCACTCGTCATCCCAGCCTAGATCACTGTTACATATTTCAATGTAATTTTGCTTTATGGCAGATAGCAAATAGAAGCATCATTATTCTTACATTTTCTGTCTATTCTAATCATGAATCTGTTTAGCAGGCAGAGACAGACGGCACCTGTTTGTTTGTCTAAGGGGTAATGTAATGGAAATCTGCCTACTCAGCTGTTTAGCAGAGCGCTCTACCTAAGGAGGAGACTGGATCTGCTGAACAATCATCTCCTTCACTCAGCTCTTCTCCACTCTACATAGCACTGATCATCCTAATGACAGTTTAACCCGCACTACATACTGACAGAGAGAAGGGGTGAAGGGATGGGAGGATTATTCCTGTAAACAACTGTAATAATGATCATTAATAAATGATTGTTTTGAGGACTGGCTCTTCAgaacaaacacataaacacagacacacagggctgCAGATGCAACTGTACTGTTTCCCAGGGGACATAGCTTTACAGCCTTGCagtgtgtgttccctcaggctGAGAGGCTGTTTTACCAAAGCTAAGAAAGGCTGCTAGCTCTCAGGTGTTTAGACCATCGACAAATCACAGTATTTACACTGTTTATACTCTAACAGGGCTCCCTGGGGAAACTGATGTGTATGTGTTGTATATTTGAATGTATATGTagtaatgtacagtatgtgtctaTATGAGTGTAGTGAAGTTGGCCGTTTACAGCCGAATGCAAAGCCAGTCAGAAGCTCCCCCTTGCTAATCCCCCtattcctcccctcccctgtagGAGATTGAGATCAAGAAGATGGCTAAGTCTGGGAACCGCGAGGCGTGTAAGATCCTGGCCAAGCAGCTGGTACAGCTGAGGAAGCAGAAGAACAGGACATACGCCGTCAGTTCAAAGGTCACCTCCATGTCCACACAGACCAAGGTCATGAACTCTCAGATGAAGATGGCTGGCGCCATGTCTTCTACGGCTAAGGTAAAGAGCACCACACACATGcgtgcattcacacacacacattttagatGTTGGGCCTCCAAAAGTCAGACATGTTTTTATTGTATTGTAGCTCCAAACACACATATCTGTGTAAATGTGGCCAAAAGCAGACCGACTAACCCAGTTAAAACATTAAAACAGCTTCTCCAAAACAGCAGAGTTCACaggattcctctcctctcttcatctctgagtgtgtgtgagaattAGTGTGTCTATATATCCTGTCATCCCCTCAGGATGTGAATGTTTGTCTGATTGGGTGGAGATTCTCATTTCACCCTCTTCCATCCTATACCTGTTCACAGCTCAGAGACACAGATCAGATGACATCCTTACACATCTTAGTTGTTATCAATTAAGTAATGTATCTGGTAATGTATAAAGTAGCATATCTAATTAGCCCAGTTATAGGACTATTAGCCCATTATGTTTAGCGCTTTGAATGTGAACTAGTTACAGTCGGCAAGTATTTATTCaagaaattcagaactaagaacagatatagcccctggttcaccccagacttgactgcccttgaccagcacaaaaacatcctgtggcgtactgcattagcattgaacagcccccgcgatatgcaacttttcagggaagtcagcaaccaatatacacaatcagttaggaaagcaaaggctagctttttcaaacggaaatgtgcatcctgtagcactaactccaaaaagttttgggacactataaagtccatggagaataagagcgcCTTCTCcaagctgcccactgcactgaggctagaaaacactgtcaccaccgataaaactacgataatcgagaatttcaacaagcattttgctacggctggccatgctttccacctggctacccctaccccggccaccagctctgcaccctccgctgcaacttgcccatgccccccccatgCTTCTCCTTCACctaaattcagatagctgatgttctgaaagagctgcaaaatatggacccctacaaatcagctgggctagacaatctggaccctttctttctaaaattagctgccgaaattgtcgcaacccctattactagcctgttcaacctctctttcgtatcgtctgagattggaaagctgccacggtcatccccctcttcaaagggggtgacactctagatccaaactgttacagacctatatccatcctgccctgcctttcgaaagtatttgaaagccaagttaacagatcaccgaccatttcgaatcccaccgtaccttctccgctatgcaatctggtttccgagctggtcatgggtgcacctcagccacgctcaaggtcctaaattatattataaccgcgattgatgaaagacagtactgtgcagccgtcttcatcgacctggcaaaggctttcgactctgtcaatcaccgcattcttattggcaggctaaatagccttggtttctcaaatgactgcctcgcctggttcaccaactacttctcagatggagttcaatgtgtcaaaacggagggcctgttgtctggacctctggcagtctctatggggtgccacagggttcaattctcgggccgactctattctctgtgtatatcaatgatgtcgctcttgctgctggtgactcttagatccacctctacgcagacgacaccattttgtatacatctggcccttcattggacactgtgttaacaaacctccaaacgagcttcaatgccatacaacactccttccgtagcctccaattgctcttaaacgctagtaaaactaaatgcatgctcttcaatcgaacgctgcttgcacccgcccgcccgcccgactagaatcactactctcggcgggtctgacttagaatatgtggacaactacaaatacctaggtgtctggttagactgtaaactctccttccagactcacattaagcatctccaatccaaagttaaatctagaatctgcatcttatttcgcaacaaagcctccttcactcatgctgccctcgtaaaacggactatcctaccgatccttgacttcggcgatggcatatacaaaatagcctccaacactctactcagcaaattggatgtagtctatcacagtgccatccgttttgtcaccaaagtcccatatactacccaccattgtgtcctgtatgctctcgttggctggccctcactacatattcgtcgccaaacccagtggctccaggtcatctataaatcactgctaggcaaatccccgccttatcttagctcattggtcaccatagcaacacccacccgtagtatgcgttccagcaggtatatctcactggtcatcaccaaagccaacacctcctttggccgccattccttccagttctctgctgccaatgacaggAAAGAACtgaaaaatctctgaagctggagactcttatctccctcactaactttaagcatcagttgtcagagcagcttaccgatcactgcacctgtacacaggccatctttaattagcccacccaactacctcatccccatattgttatttatttggctcatttgcaccccagtatctctatttgcacatcatcttctgcacatctatcactccattgttaatactaaattgtaattattttgcactatggcctatttattgccttacctccataacttactaaatttgcacacactgtatatagatgttctatttttctattgtgttgttgactgtacgtttttgtttatcccatatgtaactctgtgttgttgttgttttttatcgcactgctttgctttatcttggccaggtcgcagttgtaaatgagaacttgttctcaactggcctacctggttaaataaaggtgaaaaaaaaaaaatatatatattcatgtATTAATGATCAATCTGTTTCTAATCAGAgcgttgtctctgtgtgtggtagTTAATTAGTCATGATCGGGATGTCTGATTGGCTGGTAGGAAACAGAGAGGTCTAATTCTGTGAAACCTATCTGTAacagaaaaatgtatgtgtttagGGAGGACCGCTCCTTTGTGTGTTACCAGGCTGAGCTGGCAGAGAGTAGCTGAATGTGTGCATTGTGTACCTACCCCACTATGACTCCTGCTACTCTGGGATAAGGCTTCAGTCTGGAGGGAAAACATTAAAGTCTCCCCAAAACAATGGGTCTGCAGAGAGACCCACTAACAACAGGGACACACTTGAAAAAAGTTTGAGAGCAATATACAAATGACATCTAATTAGATGTGGCGTGTGCTGCTCATTTGGCTGTTTTTGGCTCCGGCGTGAAACTAGGCCATGGCTGATAACACACAGGAAGAAGAGGCAGAATCCCTCTGCGTGTTGATGATGCGCATACATGCTCTGGGAGTTGTGTATTGTGTCTGTGTAATATAACAGTTTTGGTGGTGTAAGTcttgtgtgtctgtatgtttgtCCAGACGATGCAGGCGGTGAACAAGAAGATGGATCCTCAGAAGACCCTCCAGACCATGCAGGACTTCCAGAAGGAGAACATGAAGATGGGCATGACAGAGGACATGAGTAAGACCTGCTGTCATTGGCTCCCTAGCCTAAAAGTTTAACATTTAAAAGATGCACAATAGTAACGGACCAAAAAAAACTGTCAAAGTCCGAACCAAAAAGCCCATACAGATCAATGTGTTAGCCTAGTGGTTCAATGACCTTTTAACGGTAAACTGACTAGTACCTCTGTTTGTCtatctgcctctctttttctctgtctgccccctttccccctctacccctctctctctctccctccctcccttgcttCCTCCAGTCAACAATACATTAGATGAGATATTTGAGGAGTCAGGAGACGAGGAAGAATCTCAGGACATTGTGAACCAGGTTCTGGACGAGATCGGCATTGAGATCTCTGGAAAGGTAAGACATACTGCCCTATGCCATTCCCAAGTCACTTCTCCCTATAAGCAGTCCTCTGGAAAGGTAAGACATAGTCCTGTACCATCTcaaagccccccccccccggtCTGGATGCTTTGAGGTGTAGCAGACATATAGACAGACAATAGGAGGAGAGCGGGATAGCCCTTAGCCTGCCTGTCTTAATGGGAAGATAGCCTgtagaccagtgtttcccaactccagtcctcgagtatCCAAcagtagggccgggacgataccagtattacgatactcgttagtatcgtggcaaggaaacaaaacacaaagtggatttaacttctttaggaaaacagccctaatgttgtaaacattatgttgtcatccagagtcacatttatttattttccaacctaaagcacacaatattttacatacagcaggtttttaaaggaccaaagagttctGTCTGcctcgtgttttcatttttgtcatgtaaaaaatattgcgatactggtatcgtcataGCCCtaccaacagcacacatttttgttgtagccccggacaaactcacctgattcaacttattGAGGGCTTGATgtttagttgacaagttgaatcaagtGTGTTTGTCCGGAGCTACAACAACAATGTGTGCAGTTGGGGGTACTggaagactggagttgggaaacactgctgtaGACTGTGCCTgtcgcctgcctgcctgtctttatGGGAAGATTGCGTGAAGGCCCCTAGTGGGTTTGTGGGGGAACTGCAGTGGGGTTGCcaaaattcaaataaaaatacatgtgtgtttttgtgtgtgtgtgtgtgtgtgtgtgtgtgtgtgtgtgtgtgtgtgtgtatgagtacagattattgtatgggatAATATACAAACGGTTTTGAGAaagatttaaaaaacattttgaGTAGATGTATTTATTGGTTTATATTAATTTAGATAAGAGATGAATGCAATGAATTAAAGGTTagttgttgatgtaaaaatctaaatgtacagattttaaggttgtgtcattagatttggTTGAGGTAGCGAGAAATTCATGGGGGGAAAAAATGGGGTccccgctgaaaaagtttgaataccactgctgtagacTGCCTGTAGCCTGCCTGTCTTTATTGGATGGCAGCCTGTTACTGTAGCCTGCCTGTCTTTATGGGATGACAGtctgtgtctcctgagtggcgcagtggtctaaggcactgcatcgcagtgctaactgtgccactagagatcctggttcgaatctaggctctgtcgcagccggccgcgaccgggagactcgtgggcggcgcacaattggcccagcgtcgtctagggtaagggagggaatggccggcagggatgtagctcagttgatagagcatggtgtttgcaacgccagggttgtgggttcgtttcccacggggggccagtattaaaaaaaatatatgtgttcactaactgtaagtcgctctggataagagcgtctgctaaatgactaaaatgtaatgtaatgtagtctGTGCCTGTAGCCTGCCTGTCTTTATGGGATGATAGCCtataccaggggtgtcaaactcattccactgagggccgagtgtctgcaggtttttgtttttttctttcaattaagacctagacaaccaggtgaaggGAGTttcttactaattagtgaccttaattcatccatcaagtacaagggtggagcgaaaacctgcagacactcggccctccgtggaatgagtttgacacgtgctgtAGACTGTGCCTGTAGACTACCTGTGTGGTGATAAATGAGAGGCAGTTACAGTGACTGTCGATCTGGCAGAGAACCCACTCCCCCTGGGGGACAGCATGTGTTACTATACCACTGCTCTCTATGCAGAAGGGCTACTGTGTGTTGTAAGCCCAGTGCCAGTGTTAACCTGTTGTAATGTGTGTCGTAAGCCCAGTGCCAGTGTTAACCTGTTGTAATGTGTGTTGTAAGCCCAGTGCCAGTGTTAACCTGTTGTAATGTGTGTCGTAAGCCCAGTGCCAGTGTTAACCTGTTGTAATGTGTGTTGTAAGCCCAGTGCCAGTGTTAACCTGTTGTAATGTGTGTCGTAAGCCCAGTGCCAGTGTTAACCTGTTGTAATGTGTGTTGTAAGCCCAGTGCCAGTGTTAACCTGTTGTAATGTGTGTGTTGTAAGCCCAGTGCCAGTGTTAACctgttgtaatgtgtgtgtgttgtaagccCAGTGCCAGTGTTAACCTGTTGTAATGTGTGTGTTGTAAGCCCAGTGCCAGTGTTAACCTGTTGTAATGTGTGTCGTAAGCCCAGTGCCAGTGTTAACCTGTTGTAATGTGTGTGTTGTAAGCCCAGTGCCAGTGTTAACCTGTTGTAATGTGTGTCGTAAGCCCAGTGCCAGTGTTAACCTGTTGTAATGTGTGTGTCGTAAGCCCAGTGCCAGTGTTAACctgttgtaatgtgtgtgtgttgtaagccCAGTGCCAGTGTTAACCTGTTGTAATGTGTGTGTTGTAAGCCCAGTGCCAGTGTTAACctgttgtaatgtgtgtgtgttgtaagccCAGTGCCAGTGTTAACCTGTTGTAATGTGTGTGTTGTAAGCCCAGTGCCAGTGTTAACCTGTTGTAATGTGTGTGTCGTAAGCCCAGTGCCAGTGTTAACCTGTTGTAATGTGTGTGTTGTAAGCCCAGTGCCAGTGTTAACCTGTTGTAATGTGTGTGTCGTAAGCCCAGTGCCAGTGTTAACCTGTTGTAATGTGTGTGTCGTAAGCCCAGTGCCAGTGTTAACCTGTTGTAATGTGTGTGTCGTAAGCCCAGTGCCAGTGTTAACCTGTTGTAATGTGTGTGTCGTAAGCCCAGTGCCAGTGTTAACCTGTTGTAATGTGTGTGTCGTAAGCCCACTGCCAGTGTTAACCTGTTGTAATGTGTGTGTCGTAAGCCCAGTGCCAGTGTTAACCTGTTGTAATGTGTGTGTCGTAAGCCCAGTGCCAGTGTTAACCTGTTGTAATGTGTGTGTCGTAAGCCCAGTGCCAGTGTTAACCTGTTGTAATGTGTGTGTTGTAAGCCCAGTGCCAGTGTTAACCTGTTGTAATGTATGTGTGTTTCAGATGGTGAGAGCCCCAGCAGCAGGGAAGAGTCTCCTTACTGCTTCTCCTAAACGGAAAACGCAGATCTCTGACGACGAGATAGAGAGACAGCTCCGAGCCCTGGGAgtggactgacacacacacatacacacacacacaatctgctgCAGCAGGCAGCCTGCTGAAGGGGTAGCCTTCATTATGTACTTACAGACGGTTGACTCTGGAAAAGTGACCTCAATGTTCACGTTATATTTTGTGCATGGCTTCTCCATTAGTCCTGGGAGTACCAATCCTGTGGGAGGATGATAaagtcatagaaatagaatgaagtaATGATGATTGTTCTCTGTGCTCTCACATTTTTAGGTACAGTACTATAGACGCTGGTGATGTCAGACTACTGACAATGTGTCTGTCTAGTTCCACTGACATTAACTCTAGGAGCTACTGACAATACTGACATTAACCCCAACGAGTAGGGTAAGGACTTTTTCAATAATAAAAATGTTGCTTGAGAATCTATGGAATTAGCAGGATCAAACTGGATACGAGTTACGTACAGAGATTCAGTTTAAAACAAAAACGTGTGAAATAATAATCTAATGCTAATTCAAACTAATAATCATTAACATGATATATCAAAGAATGGTTCAGTTGAATTGCCTGTTATGTGCCACTGAGTTGTTCTCTAATTTGAAGATATTGTCTGTGTTTTAGTTGATCTCTGTGTCCTGTCTTTCTGAAGTGGGATTGAACCAGcagtctctctgtcctcctcatctctctctttatcttggCTGCTGTGCAGTTAATATATCTGTTGTTAGAGCTGTTTGtttaaaccacacacacacacattctagagTGGACAAGGAGTTTGTGAAGATTACACTGAT from Coregonus clupeaformis isolate EN_2021a chromosome 29, ASM2061545v1, whole genome shotgun sequence encodes the following:
- the LOC121571730 gene encoding charged multivesicular body protein 2b yields the protein MASLFKKKTVDDIIKEQTKELRGTQRQIARDRAALEKQEKQMEIEIKKMAKSGNREACKILAKQLVQLRKQKNRTYAVSSKVTSMSTQTKVMNSQMKMAGAMSSTAKTMQAVNKKMDPQKTLQTMQDFQKENMKMGMTEDMINNTLDEIFEESGDEEESQDIVNQVLDEIGIEISGKMVRAPAAGKSLLTASPKRKTQISDDEIERQLRALGVD